CCTCGGGGACGTCGTAGACGAGGTTCCGGAGGACGTACGGCAGGAGGATCCGGTCGGACAGGATGTTCGCGTAACTGAGGAACGCCGCCGCGTTCAGTCCGAACACGTCGAGGAAGTCCTTCACGGTCGAGATGCGACCGCGCTCGAGTGTCGGGACGAGCTTCGCGGTCGGGCCGAACCGCGTGATGGAGTCGTCGTGGACGTCCGCGTCGCCGTGGACCGCGGCGAAGGGGAGCTTCTTCATCTGGAGGGTGTAGACCTTCCCGTTGAGCAGATCGTCCGCGAGGAAGAAACTCCCCGCGATGGGGAGCAACACTTTCCCCTCGCCGTAGCCGAGTTCCTTGGCGATCTGGAGGCTGTGCGAACCGGCGGCGACGACGGTGGCCTCACAGTCGAACCGGCCGTCGGTCGTCTCGATCGTGTAGCCGTCGAGCGTCGGCGTGATGTCCTCGACTTTCGTCCCGGTGAAGACGTCGACGTTGGGCTCGTCCTCGGCCTGTCGGACGAACGACTGCGTCGCCGCCCCGTAGTCGACGACGTAGCCGTCGGGGGTCTGTAACGCGCGCATCTCCTTCGAGGGGTCTCGACCCTCCACGACCTTCGGCTCGTAGTCGGCGATCTCCTCACGCTCGATCATCCGGAGCTTCGGGAAGAGGTCGCCGAACCCCTCGCCCTCGTAGCGCTGCTCGAGTTCCGCGACTTCCGCCTTGCCGACGCCCAGCACCATCTTGCTGCGCTTGTCGTGCATCTCGCGGTCGTCGTCGTGGTTCTCGAGATAGCCCGCGAGGAGCTCCGCCCCTTCTTTGACTTCTTCGGCCTTCTCGAGGGTGTAGTTGGTCTCGATATCGCCGAAGTGGAGCGTCTGGGAGTTGTTGGTGTGGTTCGTGTTGATCGCCGCGATCTCCCGTTCCTTCTCGATCAGTGCGATGGAGTCGACGTCCGAGAACTTCGCGGTGGTGTACAGAAGCGACGCACCGCTGATCCCACCGCCGACGATAACGAGGTCATATTTGCCAGACATGGTTGGTTTCGGTAGGTACCCGTTTCGACCGCTGTACTCCGAACGGATAA
This portion of the Haloterrigena gelatinilytica genome encodes:
- a CDS encoding FAD-dependent oxidoreductase; the protein is MSGKYDLVIVGGGISGASLLYTTAKFSDVDSIALIEKEREIAAINTNHTNNSQTLHFGDIETNYTLEKAEEVKEGAELLAGYLENHDDDREMHDKRSKMVLGVGKAEVAELEQRYEGEGFGDLFPKLRMIEREEIADYEPKVVEGRDPSKEMRALQTPDGYVVDYGAATQSFVRQAEDEPNVDVFTGTKVEDITPTLDGYTIETTDGRFDCEATVVAAGSHSLQIAKELGYGEGKVLLPIAGSFFLADDLLNGKVYTLQMKKLPFAAVHGDADVHDDSITRFGPTAKLVPTLERGRISTVKDFLDVFGLNAAAFLSYANILSDRILLPYVLRNLVYDVPEVGPRQFLPHVQKVVPSVELEDIERAKGYGGVRPQIVDTKRKSLDMGEAKIVGDDIIFNITPSPGASTCLKNAVKDTRQVLAFLDGDYEFDEEAFRADTIDNFPRAN